A section of the Thunnus albacares chromosome 6, fThuAlb1.1, whole genome shotgun sequence genome encodes:
- the LOC122984206 gene encoding transcription regulator protein BACH1-like produces MSLQAPRMSVFTFQSAVHSAHVLQCLNEQRQRDILCDVTVLVEDRSFRAHCSVLASCSEYFHSRVTNVTRQNPTITLPDEVTVEGFEPLLQFAYTSKLLFTKENIHAIHSSAEFLGFHNLESACFDFLIPKFSEGKRTSQEVRRRACCRSRDPSTDFGSSVESSQPKSFESHSPVPSGGDEQTDFPSQCPQSSQGQTNSGEEHFCLENCGPQMAPLSLELTANGVCPMLSLPCPDSDKADPSQFCERDILEIGDVCNQSELSLADCGLPCELSTPGDVNPSELIQPAGRDVKQTVETLGAETNCNPSSCPLNTSGAEDCSELLEQSEAGLEQRMSDPTLTALSHEEGFGERSSVEREVAEHLAKGFWSDLCPSQAQPLPLDPMDQNNLAKASDFHWLKQLDLSSSAGDCPFLRDFGTGDDPASRTDNLSQSEKSPCMSSSLNSGDDSDLDTDGDTEANNKRAAEIQLPFPVQQISALSRSAFQQLLRHHQLTPDQLEFVHDVRRRSKNRVAAQRCRKRKLDSINQLESEIKTLKSKKERLLQEQTELEQNLEDARQSLCGLYKSVSIESVSDQDHLQLLAKHSSPDFPISFPGLAGKDEESQITIEMVSCSSESDPSGPPAETVQTTTPQASTQTEEAESSSPQSCPVSSPLLNACLDMNNSL; encoded by the exons ATGTCGCTCCAAGCCCCTCGCATGTCAGTGTTCACTTTTCAGTCTGCAGTGCACAGTGCTCATGTTCTCCAGTGTCTGAATGAGCAGAGGCAGCGGGACATCTtgtgtgatgtgacagtgttaGTGGAGGACAGGAGCTTCCGGGCCCACTGCTCCGTCTTGGCTTCCTGCAGCGAATACTTTCACAGCAGGGTCACCAATGTCACCAGACAGAATCCCACCATCACCTTGCCCGACGAG GTGACTGTGGAGGGGTTTGAACCTTTGCTTCAGTTTGCCTACACATCAAAGCTGCTCTTCACCAAAGAAAACATTCACGCCATTCACAGCAGTGCTGAATTTTTGGGATTTCACAACTTGGAGTCAGCATGCTTTGATTTCCTCATCCCAAAGTTTTCTGAAGGCAAGAGAACCTCACAGGAGGTCAGGCGTAGAGCGTGTTGTCGGAGTCGGGATCCCAGTACAGATTTTGGCTCCAGCGTAGAGAGCAGCCAACCAAAATCATTTGAGTCACACAGCCCAGTGCCTTCAGGAGGTGATGAACAAACAGACTTCCCATCACAGTGTCCTCAGAGCTCACAGGGTCAGACGAACAGCGGGGAAGAACACTTTTGTTTGGAGAACTGTGGGCCACAAATGGCCCCCTTATCTCTTGAGTTAACAGCAAATGGTGTGTGCCCCATGTTGTCACTGCCATGCCCAGACTCCGACAAAGCAGATCCCTCTCAGTTCTGCGAAAGAGATATTTTAGAGATAGGAGATGTGTGTAATCAAAGTGAGTTGAGTTTGGCAGACTGCGGCTTACCCTGCGAGCTGTCAACCCCAGGGGATGTGAATCCGTCAGAACTCATTCAGCCTGCAGGCAGAGATGTTAAACAGACTGTTGAAACGCTCGGTGCTGAAACCAACTGTAACCCCAGTTCATGTCCACTCAACACATCAGGGGCAGAAGATTGCAGTGAGTTATTAGAGCAGAGTGAGGCTGGCCTTGAACAGAGAATGTCAGACCCTACACTGACTGCTCTAAGCCATGAAGAGGGATTTGGGGAGAGGAGCAGCGTAGAGAGGGAGGTGGCTGAACATCTGGCAAAGGGATTTTGGTCTGACCTATGCCCATCTCAGGCTCAACCACTCCCCCTGGACCCAATGGACCAAAACAATCTGGCAAAAGCATCAGACTTTCATTGGCTTAAACAGCTAGACCTGAGTTCCAGTGCAGGAGACTGTCCCTTCCTGAGGGACTTTGGGACAGGTGATGACCCGGCCTCACGCACTGACAACCTTTCCCAATCAGAGAAGAGCCCCTGCATGTCCTCCTCACTCAACTCAGGGGATGATTCAGACCTGGACACAGATGGAGATACTGAGGCCAACAACAAAAGAGCAGCAGAG ATTCAGCTCCCATTCCCAGTTCAGCAGATCTCAGCGCTGAGCCGGAGTGCCTTCCAGCAACTTCTGAGACACCATCAGCTGACTCCAGATCAGCTGGAGTTTGTCCATGACGTCCGTCGACGAAGCAAAAACCGCGTGGCTGCGCAGCGCTGCAGAAAGAGAAAACTAGACAGCATAAACCAGCTAGAAAGTGAAATCAAAACATTG AAAAGTAAGAAAGAGAGGCTGCTGCAGGAGCAAACTGAACTGGAGCAAAACCTGGAGGACGCGCGGCAGAGTCTTTGTGGGTTATATAAGAGTGTCAGCATCGAGTCTGTCTCTGATCAGGACCACCTGCAGCTTCTTGCCAAGCACTCCTCACCAGACTTCCCCATCTCCTTCCCGGGCCTTGCGGGTAAAGACGAGGAGTCCCAGATTACTATCGAAATGGTAAGTTGTTCCTCAGAGTCTGACCCAAGTGGCCCGCCTGCAGAAACTGTTCAAACCACCACACCACAGGCcagcacacagacagaggaggcAGAATCTTCTTCCCCACAGAGCTGCCctgtctcttctcctctcctcaatGCTTGTTTGGACATGAATAACAGCTTATAA
- the usp16 gene encoding ubiquitin carboxyl-terminal hydrolase 16, which yields MGKKRGKDKSSREDDDIDLAGPSCRHIKKGTDQTLLKKLAGNSDWISCQDCKHEENENENTSTTQSQESEEEKETAAVWMCLKCGHRGCGRNSENQHAVKHYETPRSDPHCLVISMDNWSVWCYICDDEVQYSRTGHLAQLVTNLKKQTSSDPIKRPQKRVKEEDSVLEAEQKTETVKADESEDKENKENKGHQKKNAKKESVGKSQKSSTTEDSGGVSVKGLSNLGNTCFFNAVIQNLSQTQLLRQTLNKVTGEKTSLNIEPNASSDLEPIEVQVDQPGSLTLAMCQLLNEIQESKKGVVTPRELFTQVCKKAARFKGFQQQDSQELLRYLLDGMRAEEIKRVSSGIMETLKQSKRSTDGEQLKTLVKEYEKNGFPKNFVDQVFGGEMTSTIMCQQCKTVSVVTEMFLDLSLPVSDEAYRKKNQKKVVPKTSDSSQDGRDSPALTNGNDDMPTGAGSKYQQKKAKKQAKKQAKHQKRQQKLEGRVTLNSLTSPNCTESEQADPAAEAEDGENADNETHNEAPLGEGDSAQTNVSEQNLKNLDTVQAEKEEEEEDSVIDCDSTDISSVSNRFTVLSEEQNSKDGVLDEEKISDMDQEGEADTQLVSEMEKVTLDDAFIDSDTVEQSMESEDEPPEAKEYTVVNQDPELAFHTLATRSSPEKQECSVQSCLFQFTEVETLTQNNSLLCVTCTKRQSNKDKAGGSKKNIYTDALKQMLISFPPPVLTLHLKRFQQNGYSICKVNRHVHFPVTLDLAPFCRIKCKNVTEGDTQVLYSLYGIVEHSGTMRSGHYTAYVKVRPQCPKSSSNGLSAEEPPRGSWFHISDTSVQPVSESKVQSCQAYLLFYERIL from the exons ATGGGAAAGAAAAGGGGGAAGGACAAGAGCTCCAGAGAGGACGATGACATTGACCTGGCAG GTCCATCCTGCAGGCATATTAAGAAAGGAACAGACCAAACTCTTCTCAAGAAACTTGCTGGGAATTCTGATTGGATAAGTTGCCAGGATTGTAAgcatgaagaaaatgaaaatgaaaataccaGCACCACCCAGTCCCAGGAatctgaagaggaaaaagagacagCGGCAGTATGGATGTGCTTGAAATGCGGCCATAGA GGATGTGGACGAAATTCTGAGAACCAGCACGCCGTCAAACATTATGAGACTCCTCGGTCGGACCCACATTGCCTTGTGATCAGCATGGACAACTGGAGTGTCTG GTGTTATATATGTGATGATGAAGTCCAGTACTCCAGAACTGGACATTTGGCTCAGCTGGTGACCAACTTAAAAAAGCAAACCTCATCGGATCCCATAAAGAGACCGCAGAAAA GGGTAAAAGAGGAAGACAGCGTGCTGGAAGCAGAGCAGAAGACAGAAACTGTAAAAGCAGATGAAAGCGAGGAcaaggaaaacaaagagaacAAGGGCCACCAAAAGAAAAACGCTAAGAAAGAGAGTGTTGGGAAATCACAGAAATCCAGCACAACGGAAGACAGTGGTGGTGTTTCTGTAAAGGGACTGAGCAACCTGGGAAACACGTGTTTCTTTAATGCAGTGATTCAG AACCTCTCTCAAACACAGCTGTTAAGACAGACTCTCAACAAGGTGACAGGAGAGAAGACAAGCCTTAACATTGAACCTAATGCCTCCTCAGATCTG GAGCCTATTGAAGTGCAGGTAGACCAGCCAGGATCCCTGACTTTGGCCATGTGTCAACTCCTCAATGAGATCCAGGAATCTAAGAAGGGTGTGGTAACACCCCGGGAGTTGTTCACTCAAGTTTGTAAAAA AGCTGCCAGGTTCAAAGGATTTCAGCAGCAAGATAGCCAGGAGCTGCTGCGCTACCTGCTGGATGGGATGAGAGCTGAGGAGATCAAA AGAGTAAGCTCAGGGATAATGGAGACTTTGAAACAATCTAAACGAAGCACAGATGGAGAACAGCTGAAAACTCTAGTTAAAG AGTACGAGAAAAATGGATTTCCAAAAAACTTTGTTGACCAAGTTTTTGGTGGGGAAATGACCAGCACCATAATGTGTCAGCAGTGTAAAACG GTGTCTGTGGTTACAGAGATGTTTTTGgatctttctcttcctgtttctgacGAG GCATACAGAAAGAAGAACCAGAAAAAAGTAGTTCCAAAGACCAGTGACTCAAGCCAGGATGGCAGAGACAGCCCTGCTTTGACAAATGGAAATGACGACATGCCCACTGGGGCTGGCAGCAAATACCAGCAGAAGAAAGCCAAGAAGCAGGCAAAGAAGCAAGCAAAG CATCAAAAGAGGCAGCAGAAGCTCGAGGGCAGAGTCACTCTGAACAGTCTCACATCTCCAAACTGCACAGAGAGCGAACAGGCAGATCCTGCTGCGGAAGCAGAAGATGGGGAAAATGCTGACAATGAGACACACAATGAAGCCCCATTGGGTGAAGGAGATTCTGCACAAACCAATGTCTCCGAACAGAACCTGAAGAACCTTGACACGGTCCAGGctgagaaggaggaagaagaggaggattcAGTGATCGACTGTGACTCAACGGATATATCATCGGTCAGCAATCGTTTCACCGTCTTGTCAGAAGAGCAGAACTCGAAGGACGGCGTCTTAGATGAGGAGAAAATATCCGACATGGATCAGGAAGGAGAAGCGGACACACAGCTAGTGAGTGAAATGGAGAAAGTAACTTTGGATGATGCCTTCATAGACTCTGATACTGTGGAACAAAGCATGGAAAGTGAAGATGAACCACCAGAGGCTAAAGAGTATACTGTAGTAAACCAAGACCCAGAGCTGGCTTTCCACACACTGGCTACCAGGTCGTCCCCTGAGAAACAAGAGTGTTCGGTACAGTCGTGCCTGTTTCAGTTCACAGAGGTGGAAACCctcacacaaaacaacagccTTCTGTGTGTCACCTGCACTAAACGGCagtcaaacaaagacaaagctgGAG GATCCAAGAAGAATATCTACACTGATGCCTTGAAGCAAATGCTGATCTCCTTTCCCCCGCCAGTGCTTACCCTCCATTTGAAGAGATTTCAACAG AATGGCTACAGTATTTGTAAAGTGAACAGACATGTCCACTTCCCTGTGACACTGGATCTTGCCCCTTTTTGTAGAATCAAATGCAAG AATGTTACAGAGGGAGATACTCAGGTTTTGTATAGCCTGTATGGTATTGTCGAGCACAGTGGAACAATGAGGTCAGGCCATTACACAGCCTATGTAAAAGTACGACCTCAGTGCCCTAAATCCTCATCTAATGGACTTTCAGCAGAAG AGCCACCCAGAGGATCCTGGTTCCATATCAGCGACACAAGTGTCCAGCCTGTGAGCGAGAGCAAAGTCCAGAGTTGCCAAGCCTACCTCCTCTTCTATGAAAGGATCCTCTAA